TAAGATATGAAAAAAATCGGTATTATGGGTGGCACTTTTGACCCTATTCACGTAGGGCATTTGATGATAGCTGAAGCGGTATGGGATGAATATAATTTAGAAAAGGTCATATTCATTCCATCGGCCAATCCGCCGCATAAGCATGATGTGCTGACTTCAGCTAAACATCGTTTTAATATGACATTGCTTGCCACATGTTCTAATCCACATTTTGAAGTATCAACCATTGAAATGGATAGAGTTGGTCCATCGTATACTATTGATACTATAAAAGCTTTGAAAAAAATGTATGGCGATGATACAGATTTTTACTTTATCATTGGAGCTGATTGTATTCACGAATTGCCTACTTGGCACAAGATTGATGAACTTTTAAAAATCTGTAAATTTATCGCGACTAAACGACCAAGTTATGAATTTGATTTAAGTATTATTGAAAAAGAATTCAGTGATTATAATATTCAATTATTGGAAACACCAGAGCTGGAAATTTCTTCTACAGATATTCGACAGCGTATAAAAAAAGGCTATTCTATCCAGTACATAACCACCGAACAAGTTCAACAATATATTCGTAAAGAAGAGCTTTATTTATAAACTGGCTTATTGTATAATTGTTTGTAAAGTTATTAGGCATACTGCAATATTTTAATATTTGTTAGTATGAATAATATTTATTAATATAATCACCGGCTTCAAAACCGGAAATATATGTCATATTTAGATAAAAGAAGGAGAACATAATGTTAGGGGATTTATTACGCAAAACGCGTGAACAAAAAAATTTATCATTAGAAGATGCTGAAAAAGGGACTAATATCCGCAAATTATATATCAAAGCCATCGAAGATGGAAATTATGACAAACTTCCGGGTGAAGTTTTCTTAAAAGGCTTTATGAAAACTTATGCTAAGTTCTTAGGATTAGATGGACAGAAAATCATTGAACAGTATAAAGCAGAAAAAAGTGGTGTAAAGCTTTTGCCTAATAATGATGAAAAAACTATTGAGGCAGAACCAAGTCAACCAACTGAAAAAACAACAGTTGAAGCTGATTTGAAAAAAGAAGAAAAAGTAGAAAAACAACCAGAAAAAGCAACTGCTGATAAACCAGCTACAAAACCTGTTCCAAATATTGATAATTTCAATGAAAGCAAAAAATATTTGGAAACAAAGAATTCTAGTGGCAGCAAGAAAAATGTTTTTATCATCGTTATTATCATTATTCTCATTATTGTTGGTGCTGTTGCTTTCTTATCTAATCAAGGTTCTGATAGTCAACCAGCAGCGGATACTCAGCCAACAACAGAACAGACTCAGCCACAGCAACAACAAGCACAGCAGCCAGCACCTGCACCAGCTCCTGTAAG
The window above is part of the Megamonas hypermegale genome. Proteins encoded here:
- a CDS encoding helix-turn-helix domain-containing protein, with protein sequence MLGDLLRKTREQKNLSLEDAEKGTNIRKLYIKAIEDGNYDKLPGEVFLKGFMKTYAKFLGLDGQKIIEQYKAEKSGVKLLPNNDEKTIEAEPSQPTEKTTVEADLKKEEKVEKQPEKATADKPATKPVPNIDNFNESKKYLETKNSSGSKKNVFIIVIIIILIIVGAVAFLSNQGSDSQPAADTQPTTEQTQPQQQQAQQPAPAPAPVSGSDVTATFSQDCWTEVKVDGNTVLSETVKAGSSLNWKGNNQVEVTVGNAGAVDITFNGQPQGKMGDVGAVVTKAFVAPNAQPQQPQQQQQQAQAPAPAQQQAAQPAPAANAQPQQAAQPQQK
- the nadD gene encoding nicotinate-nucleotide adenylyltransferase, with protein sequence MKKIGIMGGTFDPIHVGHLMIAEAVWDEYNLEKVIFIPSANPPHKHDVLTSAKHRFNMTLLATCSNPHFEVSTIEMDRVGPSYTIDTIKALKKMYGDDTDFYFIIGADCIHELPTWHKIDELLKICKFIATKRPSYEFDLSIIEKEFSDYNIQLLETPELEISSTDIRQRIKKGYSIQYITTEQVQQYIRKEELYL